Proteins found in one Mycteria americana isolate JAX WOST 10 ecotype Jacksonville Zoo and Gardens chromosome 8, USCA_MyAme_1.0, whole genome shotgun sequence genomic segment:
- the LOC142414124 gene encoding protocadherin alpha-6-like yields MVVCWGPVVRVLVLQAAWALGGGQVRYSVPEEAKAGTVVGRLAQDLGLAAGEPEARGLRLVAQGRQASVEVSGASGVLVVSSRLDREELCGKSAPCALRLEVLVERPLRVFHVELEVTDINDNAPVFPAARKNLSIAESSLPGSRFPLEGASDADIGANAQLSYTLSPSEHFRVVEENSNSRSKSLFLVLTKPLDRETVPVHGLVLTASDGGRPSLTGTMELVISVLDANDNAPQFTQSVYNVLLPEDALEGTLVALVNATDPDVGSNREVIYEIDTFVPHSASDVFSIDAKSGEIRLTGSLDFETVTFYDLHVKARDKGTPPLSGHCKVVVEVLDVNDNAPEVWVTSLSVPVPEDAAVGTVVALLSVSDRDSGANGRVRCAVWPAAPFGLVATFAGSYSLVLREALDRERVSEYEVEVRAEDGGAPPLRASRGVRVPVSDVNDNAPSFAQAVYTVLARENNAAGAELARLWARDPDEAGNGRVSYSVAEGGGGGAAAGGGWRPASSYVSVDAESGRLWALQPLDYEELQVLQFEVRAVDAGEPPLCGNATVQLFVVDENDNAPALLPPAGGGPGPGAAGEAASGPGSGALWAWAAWGAPAGQVVAKIRAVDADSGYNAWLRYELWEPRGKGPFRVGLYSGEVSTARVLEEADGPRQRLVIVVRDHGEPARSATATLSVSLVEGAEAALAAVGSSSSSSSGAGLRPAAGAEGSAAAATNVWLVVAICAVSSLFLLAVVLYGASRWAPQAAVLSGPGPATLVCASEVGSWSYSQRQSRSLCVAEGAGKSDLMVFSPNFPPPPPGPAAKETQPEPPALLDTVLVGAGLSPRGLRAVGARRVLEDVNGTVASGFASLPEPSGSCFGGRIKSLEASPVCHDFPHMMDSGLATSCASSLRTLGCISSGPMDLHTFKFLRWSPS; encoded by the exons atggtCGTGTGCTGGGGGCCCGTGGTgcgggtgctggtgctgcaggcgGCCTGGGCGCTGGGCGGCGGGCAGGTGCGCTACTCGGTGCCGGAGGAAGCCAAGGCCGGGACGGTGGTGGGCCGGCTGGCGCAGGACCTGGGCCTGGCGGCGGGCGAGCCGgaggcgcgggggctgcggctggtgGCGCAAGGCCGGCAGGCGAGCGTGGAGGTGAGCGGGGCgagcggggtgctggtggtgagCTCGCGGCTGGACCGGGAGGAGCTGTGCGGGAAGAGCGCGCCGTGCGCCCTGCGCCTGGAGGTGCTGGTGGAGCGGCCGCTGCGCGTCTTCCACGTGGAGCTGGAGGTCACCGACATCAACGACAACGCCCCGGTCTTCCCCGCCGCCCGGAAAAACCTCAGCATCGCGGAATCGTCGCTGCCAGGGTCTCGTTTCCCGCTGGAGGGCGCGTCGGATGCAGATATCGGAGCCAACGCGCAGCTCTCCTATACGCTCAGCCCCAGCGAGCATTTCAGAGTAgtggaagaaaacagtaattcGCGCAGTAAATCCCTGTTTCTGGTGCTCACGAAACCACTGGACCGTGAGACGGTGCCTGTGCACGGGTTGGTGCTGACGGCGAGTGATGGTGGCCGGCCGTCGCTGACAGGCACGATGGAGCTGGTGATCTCGGTGCTGGACGCGAACGACAACGCACCCCAGTTCACCCAGTCGGTGTACAATGTGCTTTTGCCCGAAGACGCCTTAGAGGGGACGCTGGTGGCATTGGTGAACGCCACGGATCCGGACGTGGGAAGTAATCGAGAAGTGATTTATGAAATTGATACTTTTGTTCCTCACTCGGCCTCAGATGTATTCAGCATCGATGCAAAAAGCGGGGAGATAAGACTGACGGGCTCCCTAGACTTTGAGACAGTTACTTTCTACGACCTACACGTTAAGGCGAGAGATAAGGGGACGCCCCCGCTGTCGGGTCACTGCAAGGTAGTGGTGGAGGTGctggacgtgaacgacaacgcgccggaGGTGTGGGTGACGTCGCtgtcggtgccggtgccggaggACGCGGCGGTGGGGACGGTGGTGGCGCTGCTGAGCGTGTCGGACCGGGACTCGGGGGCGAACGGGCGGGTGCGCTGCGCGGTGTGGCCGGCGGCGCCGTTCGGGCTGGTGGCGACGTTCGCGGGCTCGTACTCGCTGGTGCTGCGGGAGGCGCTGGACCGGGAGCGGGTGTCGGAGTACGAGGTGGAGGTGCGGGCGGAGGAcggcggggcgccgccgctgcGCGCCAGCCGCGGGGTGCGGGTGCCGGTGTcggacgtgaacgacaacgcgccgtCGTTCGCGCAGGCCGTGTACACGGTGCTGGCGCGGGAGAACaacgcggcgggcgcggagctgGCGCGGCTGTGGGCGCGGGACCCGGACGAGGCGGGCAACGGGCGCGTGAGCTACTCGgtggcggagggcggcggcgggggcgcggcggcgggcggggggtggcggcCGGCGTCGAGCTACGTGTCGGTGGACGCGGAGAGCGGGCGGCTGTGGGCGCTGCAGCCCTTGGACTacgaggagctgcaggtgctgcagttCGAGGTGCGGGCGGTGGACGCGGGGGAGCCGCCGCTGTGCGGCAACGCCACGGTGCAGCTCTTCGTGGTGGACgagaacgacaacgcgccggcgctgctcccgcctgccggcggcgggccggggcccggggccgcgggcgagGCGGCGTcggggccgggctcgggggcGTTGTGGGCGTGGGCGGCGtggggggctccggcggggcaGGTGGTGGCGAAGATCCGGGCGGTGGACGCGGACTCGGGCTACAACGCGTGGCTGCGCTACGAGCTGTGGGAGCCGCGGGGGAAGGGCCCGTTCCGCGTGGGGCTGTACAGCGGCGAGGTGAGCACGGCGCGGGTGCTGGAGGAAGCGGACGGCCCGCGGCAGAGGCTGGTGATCGTGGTGCGGGACCACGGCGAGCCGGCGCGCTCGGCCACGGCCACGCTGAGCGTGTCGCTGGTGGAGGGCGCCGAGGCGGCGCTGGCGGCCGTGGgctcgtcgtcgtcgtcgtcgtcgggggcggggctgcggccggcggcaGGTGcggagggcagcgcggcggcggcgacgaACGTGTGGCTGGTGGTGGCCATCTGTGCGGTGTCGAGCCTGTTCCTGCTGGCGGTGGTGCTGTACGGGGCGTCGCGGTGGGCGCCGCAGGCGGCCGTGCTGTCGGGGCCCGGGCCGGCGACGCTGGTGTGCGCCAGCGAAGTGGGGAGCTGGTCGTACTCGCAGCGCCAGAGCCGGAGCCTGTGCGTGGCGGAGGGGGCGGGCAAGAGCGACCTGATGGTTTTCAGCCCCAActtcccgccgccgccacccggcCCCGCGGCGAAGGAGACGCAGCCGGAGCCGCCCGCTCTCCTGGACACG GTGCTGGTGGGAGCCGGGCTCAGCCCCCGGGGCCTGCGGGCGGTG
- the LOC142414125 gene encoding protocadherin alpha-2-like has translation MVVCWGPVVRVLVLQAAWALGGGQVRYSVPEEAKAGTVVGRLAQDLGLAAGEPEARGLRLVAQGRQASVEVSGASGALVVSSRLDREELCGKSAPCALRLEVLVERPLRVFHVELEVTDINDNAPVFPAARKNLSIAESSLPGSRFPLEGASDADIGANAQLSYTLSPSEHFSLNLQRSEEYRESLFLVLTKPLDRETVFVHGLVLTASDGGRPSLTGTMELVILVLDANDNAPQFTQSVYKVQLPESAAEGTLVALVNATDPDVGSNGKMTFTASNTFPPKGLNLFILNPKSGEIRLKGALDFEDVRSYEIQIEATDKGTPPLSGHCKVVVEVLDVNDNAPEVWVTSLSVPVPEDAAVGTVVALLSVSDRDSGANGRVRCAVWPAAPFGLVATFAGSYSLVLREALDRERVSEYEVEVRAEDGGAPPLRASRGVRVPVSDVNDNAPSFAQAVYTVLARENNAAGAELARLWARDPDEAGNGRVSYSVAEGGGGGAAAGGGWRPASSYVSVDAESGRLWALQPLDYEELQVLQFEVRAVDAGEPPLCGNATVQLFVVDENDNAPALLPPAGGGPGPGAAGEAASGPGSGALWAWAAWGAPAGQVVAKIRAVDADSGYNAWLRYELWEPRGKGPFRVGLYSGEVSTARVLEEADGPRQRLVIVVRDHGEPARSATATLSVSLVEGAEAALAAVGSSSSSSSGAGLRPAAGAEGSAAAATNVWLVVAICAVSSLFLLAVVLYGASRWAPRAAVLSGPGPATLVCASEVGSWSYSQRQSRSLCVAEGAGKSDLMVFSPNFPPPPPGPAAKETQPEPPALLDTVSSPPFLVSRPFPRRPFPLLGLLARPLGRCWWEPGSAPGACGRWVLGGCLRMLMGPLHLASRPCRSPPGLALGEE, from the coding sequence atggtCGTGTGCTGGGGGCCCGTGGTgcgggtgctggtgctgcaggcgGCCTGGGCGCTGGGCGGCGGGCAGGTGCGCTACTCGGTGCCGGAGGAAGCCAAGGCCGGGACGGTGGTGGGCCGGCTTGCGCAGGACCTGGGCCTGGCGGCGGGCGAGCCGgaggcgcgggggctgcggctggtgGCGCAAGGCCGGCAGGCGAGCGTGGAGGTgagcggggcgagcggggcgCTGGTGGTGAGCTCGCGGCTGGACCGGGAGGAGCTGTGCGGGAAGAGCGCGCCGTGCGCCCTGCGCCTGGAGGTGCTGGTGGAGCGGCCGCTGCGCGTCTTCCACGTGGAGCTGGAGGTCACCGACATCAACGACAACGCCCCGGTCTTCCCCGCCGCCCGGAAAAACCTCAGCATCGCGGAATCGTCGCTGCCAGGGTCTCGTTTCCCGCTGGAGGGCGCGTCGGATGCAGATATCGGAGCCAACGCGCAGCTCTCCTATACGCTCAGCCCCAGCGAGCATTTCTCTTTGAATTTACAGCGGAGTGAAGAATACCGAGAATCCCTGTTTCTGGTGCTCACGAAACCACTGGACCGTGAGACGGTGTTTGTGCACGGGTTGGTGCTGACGGCGAGTGACGGTGGCCGGCCGTCGCTGACAGGCACGATGGAGCTGGTGATCTTGGTGCTGGATGCGAACGACAACGCGCCCCAGTTCACCCAGTCGGTGTATAAAGTGCAGCTGCCGGAGAGCGCTGCAGAAGGGACGCTGGTGGCTCTGGTGAACGCCACGGATCCGGACGTGGGAAGCAATGGCAAAATGACGTTCACTGCGAGCAATACTTTTCCACCAAAGGGAttaaaccttttcattttaaatccgAAGTCGGGGGAGATCCGACTGAAAGGTGCCCTGGACTTTGAAGACGTCCGTTCATACGAGATACAAATCGAAGCGACAGATAAGGGGACGCCCCCGCTGTCGGGTCACTGCAAGGTAGTGGTGGAGGTGctggacgtgaacgacaacgcgccggaGGTGTGGGTGACGTCGCtgtcggtgccggtgccggaggACGCGGCGGTGGGGACGGTGGTGGCGCTGCTGAGCGTGTCGGACCGGGACTCGGGGGCGAACGGGCGGGTGCGCTGCGCGGTGTGGCCGGCGGCGCCGTTCGGGCTGGTGGCGACGTTCGCGGGCTCGTACTCGCTGGTGCTGCGGGAGGCGCTGGACCGGGAGCGGGTGTCGGAGTACGAGGTGGAGGTGCGGGCGGAGGAcggcggggcgccgccgctgcGCGCCAGCCGCGGGGTGCGGGTGCCGGTGTcggacgtgaacgacaacgcgccgtCGTTCGCGCAGGCCGTGTACACGGTGCTGGCGCGGGAGAACaacgcggcgggcgcggagctgGCGCGGCTGTGGGCGCGGGACCCGGACGAGGCGGGCAACGGGCGCGTGAGCTACTCGgtggcggagggcggcggcgggggcgcggcggcgggcggggggtggcggcCGGCGTCGAGCTACGTGTCGGTGGACGCGGAGAGCGGGCGGCTGTGGGCGCTGCAGCCCTTGGACTacgaggagctgcaggtgctgcagttCGAGGTGCGGGCGGTGGACGCGGGGGAGCCGCCGCTGTGCGGCAACGCCACGGTGCAGCTCTTCGTGGTGGACgagaacgacaacgcgccggcgctgctcccgcctgccggcggcgggccggggcccggggccgcgggcgagGCGGCGTcggggccgggctcgggggcGTTGTGGGCGTGGGCGGCGtggggggctccggcggggcaGGTGGTGGCGAAGATCCGGGCGGTGGACGCGGACTCGGGCTACAACGCGTGGCTGCGCTACGAGCTGTGGGAGCCGCGGGGGAAGGGCCCGTTCCGCGTGGGGCTGTACAGCGGCGAGGTGAGCACGGCGCGGGTGCTGGAGGAAGCGGACGGCCCGCGGCAGAGGCTGGTGATCGTGGTGCGGGACCACGGCGAGCCGGCGCGCTCGGCCACGGCCACGCTGAGCGTGTCGCTGGTGGAGGGCGCCGAGGCGGCGCTGGCGGCCGTGGgctcgtcgtcgtcgtcgtcgtcgggggcggggctgcggccggcggcgggtgcggagggcagcgcggcggcggcgacgaACGTGTGGCTGGTGGTGGCCATCTGTGCGGTGTCGAGCCTGTTCCTGCTGGCGGTGGTGCTGTACGGGGCGTCGCGGTGGGCGCCGCGGGCGGCCGTGCTGTCGGGGCCCGGGCCGGCGACGCTGGTGTGCGCCAGCGAAGTGGGGAGCTGGTCGTACTCGCAGCGCCAGAGCCGGAGCCTGTGCGTGGCGGAGGGGGCGGGCAAGAGCGACCTGATGGTTTTCAGCCCCAacttcccgccgccgccgcccggccccgcggcgaaGGAGACGCAGCCGGAGCCGCCCGCTCTCCTGGACACGGTCAGTAGCCCTCCCTTTCTCGTCTCTCGCCCGTTCCCCCGACGCCCCTTCCCCCTTCTCGGCCTTCTCGCGCGCCCCCTGGGCAGGTGCTGGTGGGAGCCGGGCTCAGCCCCCGGGGCCTGCGGGCGGTGGGTGCTCGGCGGGTGCTTGAGGATGTTAATGGGACCGTTGCATCTGGCTTCGCGTCCTTGCCGGAGCCCTCCGGGTCTTGCTTTGGGGGAAGAATAA
- the LOC142414126 gene encoding protocadherin alpha-6-like: MVVCWGPVVRVLVLQAAWALGGGQVRYSVPEEAKAGTVVGRLAQDLGLAAGEPEARGLRLVAQGRQASVEVSGASGALVVSSRLDREELCGKSAPCALRLEVLVERPLRVFHVELEVTDINDNAPVFPAARKNLSIAESSLPGSRFPLEGASDADIGANAQLSYTLSPSEHFSLDLQKNEEDGESLLLVVRKPLDRETVPVHRLVLTASDGGRPSLTGTMELVISVLDANDNAPQFTQSVYKVQLPENTERGTLVIRVNATDLDEGTNRNISYSLQHLFSPDGIDVFGIDGTSGEIRLRGDLDFEIVGLYRLQVDAADRGNPPLSGHCKVVVEVLDVNDNAPEVWVTSLSVPVPEDAAVGTVVALLSVSDRDSGANGRVRCAVWPAAPFGLVATFAGSYSLVLREALDRERVSEYEVEVRAEDGGAPPLRASRGVRVPVSDVNDNAPSFAQAVYTVLARENNAAGAELARLWARDPDEAGNGRVSYSVAEGGGGGAAAGGGWRPASSYVSVDAESGRLWALQPLDYEELQVLQFEVRAVDAGEPPLCGNATVQLFVVDENDNAPALLPPAGGGPGPGAAGEAASGPGSGALWAWAAWGAPAGQVVAKIRAVDADSGYNAWLRYELWEPRGKGPFRVGLYSGEVSTARVLEEADGPRQRLVIVVRDHGEPARSATATLSVSLVEGAEAALAAVGSSSSSSSGAGLRPAAGAEGSAAAATNVWLVVAICAVSSLFLLAVVLYGASRWAPRAAVLSGPGPATLVCASEVGSWSYSQRQSRSLCVAEGAGKSDLMVFSPNFPPPPPGPAAKETQPEPPALLDTVSSPPFLVSRPFPRRPFPLLGLLARPLGRCWWEPGSAPGACGRWVLGGCLRMLMGPLHLASRPCRSPPGLALGEE, from the coding sequence atggtCGTGTGCTGGGGGCCCGTGGTgcgggtgctggtgctgcaggcgGCCTGGGCGCTGGGCGGCGGGCAGGTGCGCTACTCGGTGCCGGAGGAAGCCAAGGCCGGGACGGTGGTGGGCCGGCTTGCGCAGGACCTGGGCCTGGCGGCGGGCGAGCCGgaggcgcgggggctgcggctggtgGCGCAAGGCCGGCAGGCGAGCGTGGAGGTgagcggggcgagcggggcgCTGGTGGTGAGCTCGCGGCTGGACCGGGAGGAGCTGTGCGGGAAGAGCGCGCCGTGCGCCCTGCGCCTGGAGGTGCTGGTGGAGCGGCCGCTGCGCGTCTTCCACGTGGAGCTGGAGGTCACCGACATCAACGACAACGCCCCGGTCTTCCCCGCCGCCCGGAAAAACCTCAGCATCGCGGAATCGTCGCTGCCAGGGTCTCGTTTCCCGCTGGAGGGCGCGTCGGATGCAGATATCGGAGCCAACGCGCAGCTCTCCTATACGCTCAGCCCCAGCGAGCACTTCAGTCTGGATTTGCAAAAAAACGAGGAGGACGGTGAGTCCTTATTACTGGTAGTCAGGAAACCACTGGACCGTGAGACCGTGCCTGTGCACCGGTTGGTGCTGACGGCGAGTGACGGTGGCCGGCCGTCGCTGACAGGCACGATGGAGCTGGTGATCTCGGTGCTGGACGCGAACGACAACGCGCCCCAGTTCACCCAGTCAGTGTATAAAGTGCAGCTGCCGGAAAATACGGAACGTGGCACTTTAGTGATCAGAGTAAACGCCACGGATTTGGATGAGGGGACGAACAGGAATATCTCGTATTCTCTGCAGCACTTGTTCTCTCCGGATGGAATAGACGTTTTCGGGATTGACGGAACCAGCGGAGAGATCCGTCTTAGGGGTGACTTAGACTTTGAAATTGTTGGTCTCTATCGCCTGCAAGTGGATGCGGCGGACCGGGGAAACCCACCGCTGTCCGGTCACTGcaaggtggtggtggaggtgctGGAtgtgaacgacaacgcgccggaGGTGTGGGTGACGTCGCtgtcggtgccggtgccggaggACGCGGCGGTGGGGACGGTGGTGGCGCTGCTGAGCGTGTCGGACCGGGACTCGGGGGCGAACGGGCGGGTGCGCTGCGCGGTGTGGCCGGCGGCGCCGTTCGGGCTGGTGGCGACGTTCGCGGGCTCGTACTCGCTGGTGCTGCGGGAGGCGCTGGACCGGGAGCGGGTGTCGGAGTACGAGGTGGAGGTGCGGGCGGAGGAcggcggggcgccgccgctgcGCGCCAGCCGCGGGGTGCGGGTGCCGGTGTcggacgtgaacgacaacgcgccgtCGTTCGCGCAGGCCGTGTACACGGTGCTGGCGCGGGAGAACaacgcggcgggcgcggagctgGCGCGGCTGTGGGCGCGGGACCCGGACGAGGCGGGCAACGGGCGCGTGAGCTACTCGgtggcggagggcggcggcgggggcgcggcggcgggcggggggtggcggcCGGCGTCGAGCTACGTGTCGGTGGACGCGGAGAGCGGGCGGCTGTGGGCGCTGCAGCCCTTGGACTacgaggagctgcaggtgctgcagttCGAGGTGCGGGCGGTGGACGCGGGGGAGCCGCCGCTGTGCGGCAACGCCACGGTGCAGCTCTTCGTGGTGGACgagaacgacaacgcgccggcgctgctcccgcctgccggcggcgggccggggcccggggccgcgggcgagGCGGCGTcggggccgggctcgggggcGTTGTGGGCGTGGGCGGCGtggggggctccggcggggcaGGTGGTGGCGAAGATCCGGGCGGTGGACGCGGACTCGGGCTACAACGCGTGGCTGCGCTACGAGCTGTGGGAGCCGCGGGGGAAGGGCCCGTTCCGCGTGGGGCTGTACAGCGGCGAGGTGAGCACGGCGCGGGTGCTGGAGGAAGCGGACGGCCCGCGGCAGAGGCTGGTGATCGTGGTGCGGGACCACGGCGAGCCGGCGCGCTCGGCCACGGCCACGCTGAGCGTGTCGCTGGTGGAGGGCGCCGAGGCGGCGCTGGCGGCCGTGGgctcgtcgtcgtcgtcgtcgtcgggggcggggctgcggccggcggcgggtgcggagggcagcgcggcggcggcgacgaACGTGTGGCTGGTGGTGGCCATCTGTGCGGTGTCGAGCCTGTTCCTGCTGGCGGTGGTGCTGTACGGGGCGTCGCGGTGGGCGCCGCGGGCGGCCGTGCTGTCGGGGCCCGGGCCGGCGACGCTGGTGTGCGCCAGCGAAGTGGGGAGCTGGTCGTACTCGCAGCGCCAGAGCCGGAGCCTGTGCGTGGCGGAGGGGGCGGGCAAGAGCGACCTGATGGTTTTCAGCCCCAacttcccgccgccgccgcccggccccgcggcgaaGGAGACGCAGCCGGAGCCGCCCGCTCTCCTGGACACGGTCAGTAGCCCTCCCTTTCTCGTCTCTCGCCCGTTCCCCCGACGCCCCTTCCCCCTTCTCGGCCTTCTCGCGCGCCCCCTGGGCAGGTGCTGGTGGGAGCCGGGCTCAGCCCCCGGGGCCTGCGGGCGGTGGGTGCTCGGCGGGTGCTTGAGGATGTTAATGGGACCGTTGCATCTGGCTTCGCGTCCTTGCCGGAGCCCTCCGGGTCTTGCTTTGGGGGAAGAATAA
- the LOC142414127 gene encoding protocadherin alpha-13-like, with the protein MGICGPPRQRWGPVVRVLVLQAAWALGGGQVRYSVPEEAKAGTVVGRLAQDLGLAAGEPEARGLRLVAQGRQASVEVSGASGALVVSSRLDREELCGKSAPCALRLEVLVERPLRVFHVELEVTDINDNAPVFPAARKNLSIAELSTVPGSRFPLEGASDADIGANAQLSYTLSPSEHFSLHLQRSEEYRESLFLVLTKPLDRERVPVHGLVLTASDGGRPSLTGTMELVISVLDANDNVPQFTQSVYKVQLPESAAEGTLVALVNATDPDVGSNGKMTFTASNTFPPKGLNLFILNPKSGEIRLKGALDFEDVRSYEIQIEATDKGTPPLSGHCKVVVEVLDVNDNAPEVWVTSLSVPVPEDAAVGTVVALLSVSDRDSGANGRVRCAVWPAAPFGLVATFAGSYSLVLREALDRERVSEYEVEVRAEDGGAPPLRASRGVRVPVSDVNDNAPSFAQAVYTVLARENNAAGAELARLWARDPDEAGNGRVSYSVAEGGGGGAAAGGGWRPASSYVSVDAESGRLWALQPLDYEELQVLQFEVRAVDAGEPPLCGNATVQLFVVDENDNAPALLPPAGGGPGPGAAGEAASGPGSGALWAWAAWGAPAGQVVAKIRAVDADSGYNAWLRYELWEPRGKGPFRVGLYSGEVSTARVLEEADGPRQRLVIVVRDHGEPARSATATLSVSLVEGAEAALAAVGSSSSSSSGAGLRPAAGAEGSAAAVTNVWLVVAICAVSSLFLLAVVLYGASRWAPRAAVLSGPGPATLVCASEVGSWSYSQRQSRSLCVAEGAGKSDLMVFSPNFPPPPPGPAAKETQPEPPALLDTVSSPPFLVSRPFPRRPFPLLGLLARPLGRCWWEPGSAPGACGRWVLGGCLRMLMGPLHLASRPCRSPPGLALFLIKVLPHRAAVMVRS; encoded by the coding sequence ATGGGTATTTGTGGGCCACCGCGGCAGCGCTGGGGGCCCGTGGTgcgggtgctggtgctgcaggcgGCCTGGGCGCTGGGCGGCGGGCAGGTGCGCTACTCGGTGCCGGAGGAAGCCAAGGCCGGGACGGTGGTGGGCCGGCTGGCACAGGACCTGGGCCTGGCGGCGGGCGAGCCGgaggcgcgggggctgcggctggtgGCGCAAGGCCGGCAGGCGAGCGTGGAGGTgagcggggcgagcggggcgCTGGTGGTGAGCTCGCGGCTGGACCGGGAGGAGCTGTGCGGGAAGAGCGCGCCGTGCGCCCTGCGCCTGGAGGTGCTGGTGGAGCGGCCGCTGCGCGTCTTCCACGTGGAGCTGGAGGTCACCGACATCAACGACAACGCCCCGGTCTTCCCCGCCGCCCGGAAAAACCTCAGCATCGCGGAATTATCTACGGTGCCAGGGTCTCGTTTCCCGCTGGAGGGCGCGTCGGATGCAGATATCGGAGCCAACGCGCAGCTCTCCTATACGCTCAGCCCCAGCGAgcatttctctttgcatttacaGCGGAGTGAAGAATACCGAGAATCCCTGTTTCTGGTGCTCACGAAACCACTGGACCGCGAGAGGGTGCCTGTGCACGGGTTGGTGCTGACGGCGAGTGACGGTGGCCGGCCGTCGCTGACAGGCACGATGGAGCTGGTGATCTCGGTGCTGGATGCGAACGACAACGTGCCCCAGTTCACCCAGTCGGTGTATAAAGTGCAGCTGCCGGAGAGCGCTGCAGAAGGGACGCTGGTGGCTCTGGTGAACGCCACGGATCCGGACGTGGGAAGCAATGGCAAAATGACGTTCACTGCGAGCAATACTTTTCCACCAAAGGGAttaaaccttttcattttaaatccgAAGTCGGGGGAGATCCGACTGAAAGGTGCCCTGGACTTTGAAGACGTCCGTTCATACGAGATACAAATCGAAGCGACAGATAAGGGGACGCCCCCGCTGTCGGGTCACTGCAAGGTAGTGGTGGAGGTGctggacgtgaacgacaacgcgccggaGGTGTGGGTGACGTCGCtgtcggtgccggtgccggaggACGCGGCGGTGGGGACGGTGGTGGCGCTGCTGAGCGTGTCGGACCGGGACTCGGGGGCGAACGGGCGGGTGCGCTGCGCGGTGTGGCCGGCGGCGCCGTTCGGGCTGGTGGCGACGTTCGCGGGCTCGTACTCGCTGGTGCTGCGGGAGGCGCTGGACCGGGAGCGGGTGTCGGAGTACGAGGTGGAGGTGCGGGCGGAGGAcggcggggcgccgccgctgcGCGCCAGCCGCGGGGTGCGGGTGCCGGTGTcggacgtgaacgacaacgcgccgtCGTTCGCGCAGGCCGTGTACACGGTGCTGGCGCGGGAGAACaacgcggcgggcgcggagctgGCGCGGCTGTGGGCGCGGGACCCGGACGAGGCGGGCAACGGGCGCGTGAGCTACTCGgtggcggagggcggcggcgggggcgcggcggcgggcggggggtggcggcCGGCGTCGAGCTACGTGTCGGTGGACGCGGAGAGCGGGCGGCTGTGGGCGCTGCAGCCCTTGGACTacgaggagctgcaggtgctgcagttCGAGGTGCGGGCGGTGGACGCGGGGGAGCCGCCGCTGTGCGGCAACGCCACGGTGCAGCTCTTCGTGGTGGACgagaacgacaacgcgccggcgctgctcccgcctgccggcggcgggccggggcccggggccgcgggcgagGCGGCGTcggggccgggctcgggggcGTTGTGGGCGTGGGCGGCGtggggggctccggcggggcaGGTGGTGGCGAAGATCCGGGCGGTGGACGCGGACTCGGGCTACAACGCGTGGCTGCGCTACGAGCTGTGGGAGCCGCGGGGGAAGGGCCCGTTCCGCGTGGGGCTGTACAGCGGCGAGGTGAGCACGGCGCGGGTGCTGGAGGAAGCGGACGGCCCGCGGCAGAGGCTGGTGATCGTGGTGCGGGACCACGGCGAGCCGGCGCGCTCGGCCACGGCCACGCTGAGCGTGTCGCTGGTGGAGGGCGCCGAGGCGGCGCTGGCGGCCGTGGgctcgtcgtcgtcgtcgtcgtcgggggcggggctgcggccggcggcgggtgcggagggcagcgcggcggcggtgACGAACGTGTGGCTGGTGGTGGCCATCTGTGCGGTGTCGAGCCTGTTCCTGCTGGCGGTGGTGCTGTACGGGGCGTCGCGGTGGGCGCCGCGGGCGGCCGTGCTGTCGGGGCCCGGGCCGGCGACGCTGGTGTGCGCCAGCGAAGTGGGGAGCTGGTCGTACTCGCAGCGCCAGAGCCGGAGCCTGTGCGTGGCGGAGGGGGCGGGCAAGAGCGACCTGATGGTTTTCAGCCCCAacttcccgccgccgccgcccggccccgcggcgaaGGAGACGCAGCCGGAGCCGCCCGCTCTCCTGGACACGGTCAGTAGCCCTCCCTTTCTCGTCTCTCGCCCGTTCCCCCGACGCCCCTTCCCCCTTCTCGGCCTTCTCGCGCGCCCCCTGGGCAGGTGCTGGTGGGAGCCGGGCTCAGCCCCCGGGGCCTGCGGGCGGTGGGTGCTCGGCGGGTGCTTGAGGATGTTAATGGGACCGTTGCATCTGGCTTCGCGTCCTTGCCGGAGCCCTCCGGGTCTTGCTTTATTCTTAATAAAGGTATTGCCGCACCGAGCAGCAGTTATGGTCCGCAGCTGA